A region of the Parachlamydia acanthamoebae genome:
TGCAGAAATAGCACATACTGTTTGGATAAATATGCAAAGGAGGTTGCGAGAAGAGAATTTTCAACCATTTTCACCTCCCTTTTCGGGCGTTGCTTTTGTGAATGGGACAGGTCCTTATCAAGAAACTGTGTGGGCTGAATTGTCGGTTGATCGAGGAGAAGAAAATTCACCTATCATGTGCGTACACTCCATTGCGGTAGAGGTCGTCCAAGCTTTTGGCTTAAAGCTTCTGAATGCCTGTGGTAATCGTTTTCGACCACATTTGACTCTTGCACGTATTACAATGCCTAAAGAGATAAAAGCGTGGTCTGAAGATCTTTGCTTAAATCCAGGAAACTTTAATTTAAAGTTTGGAGAATCTGATGAAAAGTTCTGAGCATTTTCTAAAAAGTAATTAATTTAGAAAGATTTTCGACAGATTTTTCCCAACTTAAATCAGGTTTTTCTAAAATTTTTATAGCTTCATTGTGAATGACTCTAATTTTTTCGTATGCTGAAGAATTCACAATGTCAATGTGCAAGGTCCCCACTTTTTCAGATTCACTTTCATTTCTAAACCATCTTGCTCCTAAGAGAGCATTTTCCTTCACGCTATCTCGATAGTAAAAATCAATTTCATCCGCATATTTTAGAAAAGTATCTTGAATCCTTTGAGGAACTAGTAATCCCTTTTCTTTAACGTCGTTTTCCGTTGTCTGCACAAATTCTCTTTCTCTTTCATTAATGGAACCCCAGCGGACGTCATCTGAAGCAGAAATGTGTATAATTTTTATTTTATATCCTTGTTTTTTAAGGAACTCAAAGAATTTTCCTGTTGCAGGACTAGAACAGGTTGTTCCAAAATAAAACGCATATTTTTCACGAATAAGATTTGCAAGAATAAGGTGAGCCGCTGCATTTGACCCAGGTCTCCATTTATTATAAACTTTCTGACGGGAGGAAAAAGATTTATCGCAGGTTTCGATGTCTGCAAGATAAGTTTTTGTTTGACTTTGCAAGCATACATCATCAGGGCAAATGTAGGCATAATTTTTACCTAGGGTTCTCTTTTCTTCTAAATCCTGTCTAAGTTTAGTCGTTTTTCCAGCCCCTGGTGAGCCTGCAGTAA
Encoded here:
- a CDS encoding zeta toxin family protein gives rise to the protein MLGSFSFDACDLNLIYPTETSYEYSLPKNILESFLSGKAFDHSEEYSKEESRNLRDDINALYQKILSENPENESLAIITAGSPGAGKTTKLRQDLEEKRTLGKNYAYICPDDVCLQSQTKTYLADIETCDKSFSSRQKVYNKWRPGSNAAAHLILANLIREKYAFYFGTTCSSPATGKFFEFLKKQGYKIKIIHISASDDVRWGSINEREREFVQTTENDVKEKGLLVPQRIQDTFLKYADEIDFYYRDSVKENALLGARWFRNESESEKVGTLHIDIVNSSAYEKIRVIHNEAIKILEKPDLSWEKSVENLSKLITF